Proteins from a single region of Dyadobacter fanqingshengii:
- a CDS encoding ThuA domain-containing protein has translation MTAPGPNNSSNKLLECPVYLCLLICLLALVFVFYTFQKSGILSSKSLFAQTPSLPLSKINGGILIFSKTNGFRHHSIEPAIAALTKECANKGWEVYATEDAGYIDSTHLRHFKVVVFVSTTGEILNHQQKIAFEKYIENGGGYAGIHSASDTEHHWQWYGNLLGTLFRDHTFLPHMPEAELITENIAHPINQGLPKKWRKVDEWYNFQQNIRDKPGFQVLLSLNENSYNSIWRKMNGDHPISWTHQMPHGRMFYTALGHNAQTFNDPNAMQHIIGGIRWAGQLP, from the coding sequence ATGACAGCACCAGGGCCTAATAATAGTTCTAACAAACTTTTGGAATGTCCTGTATACCTTTGCCTTCTGATTTGCCTGTTGGCATTGGTCTTTGTGTTTTACACCTTTCAGAAGTCGGGGATTCTTTCTTCCAAATCGCTTTTCGCGCAAACGCCATCACTTCCTTTATCTAAAATTAATGGCGGCATTTTAATTTTCAGCAAAACTAATGGCTTTCGGCATCATTCAATTGAGCCGGCAATTGCGGCATTAACAAAAGAATGTGCTAATAAAGGCTGGGAAGTCTACGCGACCGAAGATGCAGGATATATAGATTCAACACATCTGCGCCACTTCAAAGTTGTCGTCTTCGTTTCTACAACAGGAGAAATACTAAACCATCAGCAAAAGATTGCTTTTGAGAAATATATTGAAAACGGCGGTGGCTATGCAGGAATTCATTCGGCCTCCGATACGGAGCACCATTGGCAATGGTATGGCAATTTGCTTGGAACATTGTTTCGCGATCATACTTTTTTGCCTCATATGCCCGAAGCTGAACTCATTACAGAGAACATTGCACATCCAATAAACCAAGGGCTTCCAAAAAAATGGCGAAAGGTTGACGAGTGGTATAATTTTCAGCAGAACATACGCGACAAACCAGGGTTTCAGGTTTTATTGAGCCTGAACGAAAACTCGTACAACTCGATTTGGCGAAAAATGAACGGTGATCACCCGATTTCATGGACGCATCAGATGCCCCATGGAAGAATGTTTTATACGGCGCTTGGTCACAACGCGCAAACGTTCAATGATCCCAATGCAATGCAGCACATCATTGGAGGTATTCGCTGGGCAGGACAATTGCCATAA
- a CDS encoding Na/Pi cotransporter family protein, with protein MEIFLMVLGGLGLFLFAINNLSDTLRELIGHKANKWLDLFTKNVVTSVITGTVATILLDSSSAVIIMTIVLVNAGALTFRQSLGIVMGANIGTTFSSQLIALDIGQYSPISIFLGLVFSFFARSEKVSKSARVVLFFGILFFGLYTMERAVEPLKDHEQFLSWMEKLDSPFRGTLIGALVTLVIQSSSATVGMVITLAKKELINLPGAIAVMLGAELGTCSDTLMATIRSDRQAVKTGLFHLFFNIICIAFGLAVFPQFVTFIEWLSKSAGMEQKIANAHMIFNIAGVVLFLPLIPSIERLLNRLLPEKQKAAMAQTERLPSMSTKDSHDSTRA; from the coding sequence ATGGAAATTTTCTTAATGGTACTTGGCGGGTTAGGCCTGTTCCTGTTTGCAATCAACAATCTTTCCGATACACTTAGGGAGCTGATCGGGCATAAGGCTAACAAATGGCTGGACCTGTTTACCAAAAATGTTGTGACTTCGGTCATTACCGGGACTGTTGCGACAATTCTGCTAGACTCTTCGTCTGCCGTCATTATCATGACCATCGTCCTGGTCAACGCCGGGGCTTTGACCTTTCGTCAGTCTCTGGGAATAGTCATGGGGGCTAATATCGGCACTACCTTTTCCAGTCAGCTAATCGCCTTAGATATAGGCCAATATTCCCCCATCTCTATTTTCCTTGGGCTTGTGTTCAGCTTTTTTGCCAGAAGTGAAAAAGTTTCCAAATCAGCCAGGGTCGTCCTTTTCTTCGGAATATTGTTTTTTGGGTTGTACACCATGGAACGGGCTGTTGAGCCCTTAAAAGATCATGAACAGTTTTTGTCCTGGATGGAAAAACTTGACAGCCCTTTTCGGGGGACGCTAATCGGCGCATTGGTTACGCTGGTGATTCAATCTTCGTCGGCCACCGTGGGCATGGTCATAACCCTGGCCAAGAAAGAATTGATCAATTTACCAGGTGCGATTGCCGTAATGCTGGGCGCCGAACTTGGGACATGCTCCGACACGCTAATGGCGACAATCCGTTCCGACCGCCAGGCGGTCAAAACAGGATTGTTCCACTTATTCTTTAACATCATTTGCATTGCCTTTGGTTTAGCCGTATTTCCCCAATTCGTCACATTTATAGAGTGGCTTTCCAAAAGTGCTGGTATGGAGCAGAAGATTGCCAACGCCCACATGATTTTTAATATTGCCGGTGTCGTGCTTTTCTTGCCTCTGATCCCATCCATTGAGCGGCTTTTAAACCGGCTTTTGCCAGAGAAGCAAAAAGCGGCCATGGCACAGACTGAGCGCTTACCTTCCATGTCAACCAAAGATAGCCATGACAGCACCAGGGCCTAA
- a CDS encoding Crp/Fnr family transcriptional regulator: MYSEILRATGTYTDEEVWLFEEAVIMRHVARNEFLLQKGQVTKSMYYLLSGSIYQYRQGSELDRNIIDLRVQSEWVYDYQSLISQRPSEIYVQTFTDCQILELSLDTVHYLTGRSIAFLQLNRVLEGGLERMKFFDQSMTPTEKYTFILNNRPLLLQAFPLKMISSYLKLTPETLSRVRKSISKKTIS; this comes from the coding sequence ATGTATTCAGAAATATTAAGGGCAACCGGCACTTACACGGATGAAGAGGTGTGGCTTTTTGAAGAAGCGGTTATCATGCGACACGTAGCTCGAAACGAATTTCTTCTCCAAAAAGGCCAGGTGACTAAATCAATGTATTATTTGCTGAGTGGATCCATTTACCAATATAGACAGGGATCTGAGCTGGATCGGAATATAATTGATTTACGTGTTCAAAGTGAATGGGTTTACGATTATCAAAGCCTGATATCTCAACGGCCCTCTGAAATTTACGTCCAAACCTTCACGGACTGCCAGATCCTCGAACTCAGTCTTGATACTGTTCATTATTTAACTGGAAGGTCGATTGCTTTTTTGCAACTGAACAGGGTTTTAGAAGGCGGCTTAGAAAGAATGAAATTCTTTGATCAATCGATGACTCCCACCGAAAAATATACCTTCATTCTTAACAACCGCCCACTGCTGCTACAAGCTTTTCCTTTGAAAATGATCTCATCCTATCTCAAACTGACCCCTGAAACGCTAAGTAGGGTCCGGAAATCCATTTCGAAAAAAACTATTTCTTGA
- a CDS encoding ABC transporter permease encodes MNTPLPPRWAKVLLLWLHPENTIEEVEGDLDELYAYSYQRFGKRKAVLRYLLNVVSVLPPFVRRRKTQYKPSLSLSPDMLKNYFKIAWRNIVRQKAYSILNIAGLSIGMACSILILLWVQNELSYDRFHDRASQLFRLTCSAGDFKTAVSAAGMAGGLQAQLPQIKSGVRISKLSPMLFEVGEKKVEEKRVFYADSNFLEVFSFPLLSGNTATALKDPGAILITEETAKKYYGTSDAVGKTIRINNNDNFTIAGILVNSPSNSHLQFDAIIPMKTMAKWNGDLQNDTWNNFNFYTYLELDVKTAGSVPAQQKVLLQIANVFKARGQDIKLDFQLQPLTDIHLHSNLQIDLPGHGNIQYVNIFLIVAIFILVVACINFMNLSTARSERRAKEVGLRKVVGANRYQLVFQFLGESLIFSFLSLVIAIGIVYLLLPVFKMLTEKTLAINLLDGKLLLSLLGIAVLTGLLSGSYPALFLSGFAPVKVLKSKMRVAGGNLLFRNALVVTQFVVAIVLLVGTAVVYKQLDFIKERNLGFDKSNLLYLPMTGELGGKQQALKASLAQNPLTENFTVISGLPTNHESGTIDVIWDGQTAKNQVVFPSFDVDENFVKVFKSQLLAGRGFDKAFSGDSSSYMINEKAMQVMGMNLENAVGKSLTFGETKGTIIGVVKDFHFKSLQYAMEPLVLRLNKWGGVVVVRTTAGSNEQAIKALGRINQQLNPAFPFTFGFLDKDLDNLYRSEQQMGSIFNLFAGLAIFISCLGLYGLSAFMAEQRTKEIGVRKVLGATVAGMVGLLARDFLKLILIAIVIASPIAWYAMNKWLQGFAYQTTLEWWVIALAAILATGIALFTISFQSIKAALMNPVKSLRSE; translated from the coding sequence ATGAATACGCCACTACCACCGCGCTGGGCCAAAGTGCTGCTTCTGTGGCTCCATCCTGAAAACACGATTGAAGAAGTAGAAGGAGACCTGGACGAACTGTATGCATATTCGTATCAACGGTTTGGGAAAAGGAAAGCAGTGCTGCGTTATCTGCTCAATGTCGTTTCTGTACTTCCGCCATTTGTACGCCGTCGTAAAACACAATATAAACCATCACTTTCTCTTAGCCCTGATATGTTAAAAAATTATTTCAAAATCGCCTGGCGGAACATTGTCCGTCAAAAAGCTTATTCCATACTAAACATTGCCGGTTTATCCATCGGTATGGCGTGTAGCATTCTCATCCTCTTGTGGGTGCAGAATGAGCTGAGTTACGACCGCTTCCACGACCGCGCCAGCCAGCTGTTTCGACTAACCTGTAGCGCTGGCGATTTCAAAACGGCCGTAAGCGCAGCCGGTATGGCCGGCGGCTTGCAGGCACAACTCCCCCAAATAAAAAGCGGAGTAAGGATCAGCAAACTCAGTCCGATGCTGTTTGAGGTGGGAGAAAAAAAGGTGGAAGAAAAGCGCGTCTTTTATGCAGATTCCAATTTTCTGGAAGTTTTTTCATTTCCCCTGCTGTCAGGAAATACGGCTACCGCCCTGAAAGATCCGGGAGCGATCCTGATCACCGAAGAAACAGCCAAAAAATACTATGGAACAAGCGATGCGGTGGGCAAGACCATCCGTATCAACAACAACGACAACTTTACCATTGCGGGCATTCTGGTCAATTCGCCTTCCAATTCGCATTTGCAATTTGATGCGATCATTCCGATGAAAACGATGGCGAAATGGAACGGGGATCTGCAAAACGACACATGGAATAATTTCAACTTTTATACTTATCTCGAACTCGACGTAAAGACGGCCGGATCTGTCCCGGCCCAACAGAAAGTTTTGCTGCAAATTGCCAATGTGTTCAAGGCTCGCGGTCAGGATATCAAACTTGACTTTCAACTGCAACCGTTAACGGACATTCACTTGCATTCCAATCTGCAAATCGACCTTCCCGGCCACGGTAACATTCAGTATGTCAATATTTTCCTTATTGTTGCGATTTTTATTTTAGTGGTAGCCTGCATAAATTTCATGAACCTGTCCACGGCGCGCTCCGAGCGCAGAGCCAAAGAGGTAGGGCTGCGCAAAGTAGTGGGTGCGAACCGCTATCAGCTTGTTTTCCAGTTTCTTGGCGAATCGCTCATCTTTTCGTTCCTCTCGCTGGTGATCGCGATCGGGATCGTATACCTGCTGCTGCCCGTTTTCAAAATGCTCACCGAGAAAACGCTCGCCATTAATTTGCTGGATGGGAAATTGTTGCTGAGCCTGCTCGGCATTGCAGTATTGACCGGTTTGCTTTCCGGCAGTTATCCCGCATTATTTCTGTCTGGGTTCGCGCCCGTAAAAGTGCTCAAAAGCAAAATGAGAGTCGCAGGTGGAAACCTGCTCTTCCGAAATGCGCTGGTGGTAACACAGTTTGTGGTCGCTATTGTGTTGCTAGTGGGCACGGCGGTGGTTTACAAACAGCTGGATTTTATCAAAGAGCGGAATCTTGGTTTTGACAAGTCGAACCTGCTTTACCTGCCCATGACCGGCGAGTTGGGTGGCAAGCAACAGGCATTGAAAGCGTCACTGGCACAAAATCCGCTGACAGAAAATTTTACCGTCATTTCAGGTCTGCCTACAAACCACGAATCCGGCACCATTGATGTGATCTGGGATGGACAAACCGCCAAAAACCAGGTCGTTTTTCCCTCGTTCGATGTGGACGAAAATTTCGTGAAAGTCTTTAAATCACAATTGCTGGCAGGCCGCGGCTTCGACAAGGCATTTTCAGGAGACAGTTCGAGCTATATGATCAATGAAAAGGCGATGCAGGTCATGGGGATGAACCTGGAAAATGCTGTGGGAAAAAGCCTGACATTTGGTGAGACTAAGGGGACAATCATTGGCGTTGTGAAGGACTTTCATTTTAAATCGCTGCAATATGCGATGGAGCCGCTGGTACTTCGACTTAACAAATGGGGCGGCGTGGTGGTGGTGCGTACCACGGCGGGAAGTAACGAGCAAGCAATCAAAGCGTTGGGAAGGATCAATCAGCAGCTTAACCCCGCCTTCCCTTTCACATTCGGTTTCCTGGATAAAGACCTGGATAATCTTTACCGCAGTGAGCAGCAAATGGGAAGCATTTTTAACTTGTTTGCCGGCCTGGCCATTTTTATTTCTTGTCTGGGCTTGTATGGACTGTCAGCATTCATGGCTGAGCAGCGCACCAAAGAAATAGGCGTACGCAAAGTGCTGGGTGCAACCGTCGCCGGAATGGTGGGATTACTTGCCCGGGATTTTTTGAAGCTCATTTTAATTGCCATAGTCATCGCCTCACCGATTGCCTGGTATGCCATGAATAAATGGTTACAGGGATTTGCCTACCAAACCACCCTCGAATGGTGGGTAATTGCCCTGGCAGCGATATTGGCGACTGGGATTGCATTATTCACAATCAGCTTTCAGAGTATTAAAGCAGCACTGATGAATCCGGTTAAAAGTTTGAGGAGCGAATAA